Below is a genomic region from Candidatus Methylomirabilota bacterium.
GTCCACGAGGGTGTCCACCACGCTGTCCACCGTGAAGAACTCGCGGGGCATGTGGCCGGGCGTGCGATAGCCGAGGATGCCGCGCTCGCCGAGCTTCAGGATCAGGTGCTTGCAGCGCGCGAGCCGGAAGAGCTGCAGCGCCAGGGGCCGCACCACCGAGTCCTGGTCGCCGAGCGCGAAGCGGGCCTCCCGCTCGTTGGGCGTGACCAGGTCGAAGTCGGTGAACTCGAGGATGTTACCCCACCGGTTCGAGACCTGGCTGTCCGCGATCTTCAGCGCTCCGTCGGGGATGCGCTCGCGGAGGAGCCGGATATTCTTGCGGTTGAAGATTCCGTGGCGGAAGTCGCTGAAGATCACCACGTCGGGCGCGCTCGCCCCGAGCGACTCGCCCAGGGCGCGCAGCGCGCGGTCCGAGACGGTGCGGTTGTCCACCCGGTCCACCTGCAGCATCTTGTAGCCGTCGGCGATCAACCGCTCCTTCTGCGTGGTGGGGCGGGTCCGGTCGATGTACGCGTGCACGGTGACCCCCGCCGCTTCCAGGTCCTTCAGCACGAAGTCTTTCACCGCGTCGTTGCCGAGCACGGTGGAGAAGCTCACGTCGGCGCCCGCCGCCTTCACGTGCTTGGCCACCACCGCCGCCCCGCCCGCGAACACGTCCGTCTTCTCGTGCTTGACGCTGAAGGTGGGCGACTTCGCGGTCGCGCCCAGGAGTGAGCAATGGCTGTAGCTGTCGACGATGGTGTCGCCCACCACGTGGACGCGCACACCCCGGAAGAGGCCGAGCGCCTGGCGCAGGCGGTCGAAGCCGAAGCCCTCCGACTCCATCAGGGCAAGGAGCTTCTCCACCCCCAGCTTGGGCGGCGCGGATTCGATGAGGCGGGAGGACGAGTACACGATGTCGCCGGGGGTGAACACGATCTCCCCGCCGTAGCTCTCGAGGGTGTCGATCTCCTCTTGCGTCTTCGGCGGCACCCCCTCCGAGAAGTACTCGTAGCCCTTGGCGAAGTAGTCGGGCTGTAGATACTTGATGTGCTCGATGGGCGTGGGATGCGGGTCGATGATGACGAAGTCCACCATCTCCAGGGCGGCGAGGTTGGCGGCGCGGAGGTCCTGCGGCACGTAGGGCCGGAAGTCGGCCTTGGTGGCGTGCGTGTCGGCGGTGAGGCTCGCGATGAGGAGGTCGGCCTTCTCCTTGGCGTACATGAGGTGCCGGAGATGGCCTGGGTGCACGATGTCGAACATGCCGTGGCACATGATCACGGTCTTCGCCCGCGGGCGCGGGCCGATGACGCGGGCCAGCTCCTCGAGCGTCTTGATCTTCGCGCGGTAGTCGGGCTTCATCGCGCGAGATGCTGGAACCAGACGCGCGTGGCCGCCTCGATGGTGTCGGGCGTCCACAGCGGCGCGGTCCGCCAGTCCTCGATGTGCCGGAGCATGGAGGCCACCCCCTGCGCGAAGGACACCGTGGGCGTCCAGCCCAGGTGCCGCTGGATCTTCGTCACGTCGGCCCAGGTGCACTCGGGCTCACCGGGGCGCTTGGGTACGTACACCACGTCGCCCCCCATGAGACGCACCAGGTCGTTGATGGTCGGCGGCTGCCCACCACCGCCCAGATTGTAGACCTCGCCGGTGCGGTCGGATTCCGCGGCGAGCAGGTACGCGCGCGCCACATCCGTCACGTAGACGAAGTCGCGCCGCTGGGTCCCGTCGCCGACCACCGTGAACGGCTTGCCGTGGAGCTTCTGAGCGAGGAACACCCCGAACACCGCGCCATAGGC
It encodes:
- a CDS encoding PfkB family carbohydrate kinase; this translates as MKPDYRAKIKTLEELARVIGPRPRAKTVIMCHGMFDIVHPGHLRHLMYAKEKADLLIASLTADTHATKADFRPYVPQDLRAANLAALEMVDFVIIDPHPTPIEHIKYLQPDYFAKGYEYFSEGVPPKTQEEIDTLESYGGEIVFTPGDIVYSSSRLIESAPPKLGVEKLLALMESEGFGFDRLRQALGLFRGVRVHVVGDTIVDSYSHCSLLGATAKSPTFSVKHEKTDVFAGGAAVVAKHVKAAGADVSFSTVLGNDAVKDFVLKDLEAAGVTVHAYIDRTRPTTQKERLIADGYKMLQVDRVDNRTVSDRALRALGESLGASAPDVVIFSDFRHGIFNRKNIRLLRERIPDGALKIADSQVSNRWGNILEFTDFDLVTPNEREARFALGDQDSVVRPLALQLFRLARCKHLILKLGERGILGYRTPGHMPREFFTVDSVVDTLVDPVGAGDALLAYASLGLARTGDIVVASILGSVAAAIACEYQGNRPVAPAEVDEKITRLEKRAHFE